GTCAATGCCTTAAGGCGTTTCTTTTCCATAAGAGGACCAGCCAAACAACTGAGGTCAGATTGTTGCACGAATTTCATTGGGGCCTGCAGAGAACTTGGGATGAGCGCAGAACAACCAGACACCACTGTGCAGAGGTACCTACACCAACAAGGATGCTCCTGGGTGTTTAACCCACCTCATGCTTCGCACATGGGTGGTTCATGGGAACGCCTCATTGGATCCTGGAGTCAATGCTTCTTGAACATGGCACTCGCCTGACTCATGATGTCTTGTGCACTCTAATGGCAGAGGTGGCAGCAATTATGAATGCAAGGCCTCTGGTTTCAGTTTCAAATGATCCAGAGGATCCATTCATTCTCACACCATCTATGCTGTTAATTCAGAAAGTCGGCACCCCACCTCCTCCAGGAGACTTTACGGACAGAGACCTCTTAACCAAGCAGTGGAGACAAGTTCAAGCCTTGTCCAACATGTTCTGGCGCCGTTGGAGACAAGTGTACTTGTCAACTTTACAAGTCCGAAAGAAATGGACCAAGTCCCAACAAAACCTACAAGAAGGAGATGTCGTCCTCCTCAAGGACAACCAAGCTGTCCGCAACAGCTGGCCTATGGCGATAGTCACAAAGGCTATTCCTGGAAAAGACTGGAAGGTCCGTAAGGTGGAATTGAAGACCACAGATCAAGGACATTCAAAAAAGTACCTTAGACCAGTGACAGAACTTGTTTTGCTTCTGAGTAGAGAGTGATGTTCGTCTGGTTAGTTAACACATAACTTGTTTGTGTAGTGACCTCACAGATGTCAGGCGGGGAGTGTGTTGCCATTAAGGCAAAATGTTAGAGACTTTTAATTTGatagagacttttattttgatttgatgtAGACCTGGAGTTTGGGGTTAGAGGTTATTTCCTGTACAGAAGTAAGGAAGATGACAGAATGTGAGCACATGTAATCCATTTGTTGTTAGCACTAGAGGCAATGTCGTAAGTACataattcatttttatgttaataaGTTTATGTTACTATactgtttaaaaagaaaagattacacatagttaaaatatttatttacatttatttacaggtatatttcattagacaagatttatgttaaaacagtcgaactttatttctttgttacaGTTTTCACTCTGTCATGTAAGATGATGTTGAAGCCACAGTAAACAGCAAGAAATCGCTCACTACGACTTGTTGTCATTTTGCATCAGAGTTAGCTGGTTGTATAGCTACAGTTGCTACACTGCAGTGAGGACAACACAACCCTTTTAAAATTGCCATTTTTGAGTTAAGTtttaatatacataatacatttgaAGTGTGTTAGAGATACCTCAGAATAATTAAAACAATGTGATGTAGTTATAACTTCAACAACAGCATTCCCTGAtggataaaatgttctatcttaTTAGATATGCCTTATCAAAACATTCAAAGAAGCTTTTACAAAGACTTCTAGAAGGATGAGAAGAGACAGCTATCAGCAGGTCTCACCTGAGTGTGGATGTACTTGGTGTGTAGTCCATGTTGATCAGATCCATCTCCCTCAACATCTGTCTTATACTTTGGACTGATCACTACAATTATTAACACTGACTTCTGCAAAACAAATTAATCAGATTCAAGTAGAAGGCACAGAATCGAAATACAAAAATGAACCAGTCAGTTTTGCCTAAAAAGTACCCGTTTATACAATGGATATCTACAGACAATTACACCTGTGATCATTTTCACAATAGCATTCCTGCACATGATATTGCTCAGTTTTTACTTTCAGCTCACGACTGTGAAATCTATAGTCAGTGTTGttcaatttcaaataatattGTCATGGTCAGTTGCAGTGAAGGAGAAATGTAACTCAGTTTATTAAAACTCAGCAGTTTTATCCTCTGTTCATCTCAATAAGAACTTTTGTAAATGTATGACAGAAATAGATTTAATCTGATTTATAATAAGTGAAGTTGGAAATACTGTTTTTGGAGATATTTTATGAAGTTGGAAAAGGGTGGATTTGTACTTTCAACCAAAATTTGACGTCTGAGCAACATTTAAGTCCACAGTCATTATCCAATGGAAAGTTTCCCACTTAAATCTTAATTATAATGTTAGGGAATAATtttctaataatgttattaataaacatttttagaatgtctttagagaatgttatcctaacttttaggagaacattctgggaactaaaataaaacttgcagCTGAAAACATTCCAAGAATATATAACGTTCTCTGAACATTCTTAGAACAATAACATTCCTAGCTGGGTTATGGggaagaatactttttgtaaacaaTTTGGTTGCTTCGCTTTTATGGCACGGACTGTTTTGTATTTACCCTCCTGTGAAATTGATGGCAGAGATTCAAACAGTTTTTGTTGACATTTTCTGGGACAAGCTTCATTGGATTCCACAGAGTGTTTTATTATTACCCAAGGAGGAAGCGGGACAGGGGTTGATTCCTCTGCAGAGTAGGATTGTACATTCCGGTTGCATTTTTTACAAAGACTTCTTGATGGACCAATGTAAGCTGGAGGGCGATCATGTTCATTCTATTTTTTGGCTGTTGAATGATCTTTGATTCTAAAAGCAAGACTGGATATATCTCCATCTAATTTTTTACCAGGATTCATGAAGACtactcatagccgttttcgcgcatcacctcgatgtcggcacaACTCTTATgacgaaaccgatggatgcgaggaGAAAAcagcctctttcatttctttttgatctctgtatggagatcaggcagaaatggaaggctcacccgagctggagggctatggttcAGAAAGATAATGCTCATCAAGGTGGCCTCACGGCGTCACCTTGCTAGCgcactttcatggcaagtccaactttgctgtggtgcgatccataacctccacaACAGCTCTATATACGCAGTGCAGGAGAATCgaaaaggctcagcctcagcttcttcaccatccccAAATATCTCCTgattttcctgggtaaaaactcAGCAGAGCACTACCCTCagtcagtgttgtgcctgaacgcgttcattgaacgatagttcatgaactcgttcatattttgggtgaacgtgaactgaacgtgctgtattaatgcctgatgaacattactgtgaactcgttcattctggtgtctgtgaacggcacgctctctcaggttaacttcgttcaatagggtgccagatttctatagagccttccatgCGAAaatccggctaaaacacaccgtaaaccgctcttaatatgtagcggaaaaacacccaatctggcaacaccagccatcaatgtcgcaccgccgtccgccgcatgcgtgacgcgtcatcaaaaaaaaaaaacagcaaacgacagcagcatgtagcaagaagttgtatgatcatttaaaataattttatgatgtttttgacaaggtcggtgagaatgggagaaaaagcattaaagcaacaatggggaaatgctgtcccctcaatgctaatgtaaaccctggttggataaggattcaaaattggatatgaagatgaaatcttaagcatagcttcattgttaaaactgataaaataattgctgtctgtgattctatgtgggctgtggcaataattttcaaaaaataattgctcgcagcaacgtatggaaaaaaagaactatgaactagttcatttttggaactgtgaactttagttcaaaattttgtagtttgaactatgaactgaactagttcattttaaaatttgtgaattgaactttgaactagttcatgtagaaagtgaactttcccaacactgccctcagtatcagaaagtgttaaagatataacatcatcctcacGAAGCTCTCTCTCGTCAGCCGTCattacgagcgcgaaagggaaaaagtccctctctaaaccattcagacagagcCATCTGAAattctcacaagctcattctcctccgtgcctcaggaGCGGCGCGTGGGTCCTGaactgcgggaagcagatggctgccttttttttcttttttttttctcagaaaaaaagggacgaacaagagcggagcttttttattgaaaaaaccctcacaatgcatgcagattgcctcctcaaagacattgcgtacgtgctcttcacccaaacaaatgacgtaaagactgtgtgtgtcatcaggtgtcaaataaccctgacacggatgcacacattgtctaaggggctgtttacacctggccacttcatgcgttttctcagatctgatagctatctgatttatcaaaacggttccatttacacctggtcacatgaatgtgtttttgcaaaacggatttaaatccgatcttcaattcccatgctatatgcagatttaatggagtgcacgtcaccgaaagcaacagatatgagctgcattttattgatcatcagctaaaatttcaaaatcaaagaccgcaataagagagcgcggcaacagcactggtaagatcattttgtttctctactattaatgatgatgattgtgtgttaagcgttcgcgactttcactttgatttgggATAGTTTCcacgttggtttaatgaatatatgctcagcttctcatctggtggtgcgtgttccagtagcgtcgtcatatctgactataacattacatatagcctataacacgccctcacacgtttatttttttagcattttgaggaggagtacaatttacatatgtggttttaacaaccagatgcatttacacttgtccagTTTCgtctggaatgcggcccagaccacctcctgaagtggtttgagcgatcggattcaaatcTGTCTCAAATGCGTTTcagagggcatttacacctggtcttttcacgatcggatagctatccgatctgagaaaacgcataaAGTGGCCAGCTGTAAACGGCCCCTAAACGtttgctagtagtcgccatgatagacagagaaagatgcacgcttcaaacagaacagtcagtgaagacgaagaagagaatgacgtgttctcccggtgcctgtttatagtcacgccggtagtggcttcagaggctgttgccggccaactcattggtgttttttcaaaatattcttcatacacgggtcacgatgaggtgtttcCCATAGagccccctagaggatgcagttcgaagttcccttgaaagggaactgggTTTTACATCTGTTCGTTCAATTACTCGTTTTTGATAAGGTTAAAATAAGTTTTCACATATTTATTTTGGAGGATTTATTTTTTGGGACTAGTGTCCCTGACAGTGAAGATCCTTTTCCTTGTTTGTTAATTtacttctgttgttttttttttttatgtgtggagAAAGATctgtataaaatgtatgttttcattCTTAACAAGAAGATGCTTGATGAGAGAGTTGACATTCCCTGGCATTCGGTTTGAAAATTAGGTGGAGAGTATTGTACAAGCCATCATTATCATAAAGAACTGGAGATTTGCAGTGGAGAAACCTTCATTGAGCTATTGCGGTTAATTCTTTTGTTTCAATTTTGGATTCTAAGAATGACTTTTGTTTTCAAAAGGAGACTATTTCATGCTTTTATGCAATGTTTCAGGATTGCACCAGTTTGCAATGGTGCAAGTAATGTGTAACATGTTTATCGAATGTTTTAATCCTGAAACATTTATTGTTGGTTTTAAATATGTGCAAAAAAGTGTGTTAACCTgtaaaccttcaaactggctgttattaagcctctcatcaaaaaaaaaaaaacttgacccaaaagaactagttaattatagaccaatcttgaatctcccttttttgtccaagatactagaaaaggtggtatcctcacaattatattccttctagaGAAAAATGGTCTATGTGAGGatatccagtcaggatttagaccgtatcatagcaTAGTACTagcatagtactgagactgctgtccttagagttacaaatgacctgctcttatcatctgatcgtggttgtaccTCTCTAtaagttctattggatcttagtgctgtgtttgacacaattgaccacaacattcttttgcatagacttgaacactttgttggcattaatggaagtgcattagcatggtttaaatcgtacttataagaccgccatcagttcgtagcagtgaatgaagagggaccctatcgatcacaagtgcagtgtggagtacatcaaggctcagtactagggccgctactcttcacgctttatatcttacccttggaagatatcatcaggaaacatggtgttagctttcactgttatgctgatgatactcagctctatatttattgtgctatttgatcgcaatctttccttagaaagccacgtttctagcatttgtaaaactgcatttttccatcacaaaaataaatctaaattacagcctatgctctcaatgtcaaatgcagaaatgttaatccatgcatttatgacctcaaggttagattattgtaatgctttattgggtggttgttctgcatgcttagtaaacaaactacagctagtccaaaattctttgtccaagatactagaaaaaaaGGTTCTTACTAGAAaggttcttactagaaccaaaaggttcttactagaaccaggaagtatgaccatattagcccggtcctgtcaacactgcactggctccctatcaaacatcgtatagattttaaaatatagcttattacttataaagccctgaatggtttagcacctcagtatttgaatgagctccttatgcattataatcctctacgtccgctacgttctcaaaactcaggcaatttgataatacctagaataccaaaatcaactgcgggcagcagatccttttcctatttggcgcctaaactctggaataacctacctaacattgtgcGAGAGGcagacactcttgcagtttaaatctagattaaagacccatctctttaacctggcttacacataacatactaatatgcttttaatatccatatccgttaaaggatttttaggctgcattaattaggtaaaccggaacaaggaacacttcccataacacccgatgtacttgctacatcactaGAAGAATGGCATTTACATCAATAtgagtctgtttctctcttattccaaggtcactgtagccaccagatccagtctatatccagatcagagggtcactgcagtcacccggatccagttaGTATGCAGACCAGAtcgtggatcggcacctagaaaggacctctacatccctgaaagatagcagagaccaggacaactagagccccagatacagatcccctgtaatgaCCTTGTCTAatacgaccaccaggacaagaccataagaaacagatgattcttgtgcacaatctgactttgctgcagcctggaattgaactgctggttttgtctggccagaggagaactggccccccaactgagcctggtttctcccaaggtttttttctccattgtgtcaccgatggagtatcggttccttgccgccgtcacctctggcttgcttagttggggtcacttcatctacagcgatatcattgacttgattgcaaataaatgcacagacactatttaaactgaacaaagatggcatcactgaattcaatgatgaactgcctttaactgtcattttgcattattgatacagtgttttcctaatgaatgttgttcagttgctttgactttgaatatattttgtttaaagcgctatataaataaaggtgacttgacttgacttgttaagtttcaattattacattttattcttgGGCAAGCAAAACTGGCAATTTACATGAGTAGGCAAAGCAAAATGGAACAGAGAGATGATATTATTGTTGTCTTTAAGGTTTAATTAAAATTAAGGTAAGTTTAAAAGTTTAATATTAAGGGGGAAAAATTTGATTGACTAGATTTTACAAAGCTATGAGTGATCTTTCTATTTTTGATTTGAAATGGTGTAGTCATGATGGTTTGTGTACAAATGATGAAGaggaattatatttttgtttttagaaaaaaactaaattcaaataaattgtggtgtgtttttgtgaaataatGTATTGTTATTTGTAAACAAGTTTTCTTTTCTCCATATTGACGATAACAGAAGATGTCTGTCTCCCTCTTGCACACTGTTTAGGCATGTTTTGTTCAGTTTATCGCCGTCTTCatccttaataaataaaacatgtattcATGCCTGGGTGTCAGCTGTGAATCCAGTAGAGAGAAATCCCCCACAACAAAATGGAAACTTGGATTCAGACCTGCCTCCATTTTGTTTGCAAAGCCCCAGCTTCCAGtgatccaatcaattcccaaAGGATGAAATAAGGTCCCGCCCTCTTATTTCAGatgccatttcactcagatatgTGTCATAGCAGAGAAGACAATTGCAACTTCCGTTTGATGGTgacttaaaaataaactaaactaaaaagaaaaacaaaacaaacaaaaaaaacgcaCCCTTTTTCTGCTTTGTTACAAcaataatacatacattttcttacattttttaaaaaactgtCCATCCATTTGTTGACGTCCATTTGTCTAACTCTGTCTTCAAATATatcaatctgtaaaaaaaaaaagaggagagaTTTGTTTAATATATCTATTATACACATgacaaacaataaatgttttatgaaaaGTAGGCATTCTTACAGCCGGTCTGAATCcctgattaattaaaaaattcacaaaggGCATCAACTCTGCTGCAGTGTCCACAGAATATGTTATGAAAATGTTTCCTGAAAATCATAAAAATTATAAGTTGTGTGAGTTTCATGATGATCTGAAAAACTGATTTTGAAGCATCACTCACTGCAGTCATCAGGAAGACTGATGTTGCGCCTCAATGTTTGAGGGTGGCCGACAGAAGCTGGTTGGGAAGGCTGGACACACACTTCTGATATAAGCTCTCTCACAGAGGCTGTACTCTGACGGGATGTGACTTGAGGGGGCCTCACAACTGCCACTTGTCTAGAGATGGTCCTCCAAAGGGGAAGCAAAGCGTGGATATGATAATCAATACAACTtttgcgtaaaaaaaaaagtattactttaAGCATATTTAAAGTCTAGCACTCTCTATACTAATTCtaagaacaaaaaaacacttgaCCCCTTAACACTTGctctctattatttttctattcctACTAGTcattttctttgtaaaaaaaagaaagaaaagagcctCTAACACGATAGCGGTCTCCATTCTatcttcttgttttctttttatatattataaaaaaatggcTCTCTGACACTAGCATTTTCtattattttgacttattttatttatattaaaaaacgaCCCTCTTACACTAGCATCCCCTATTCTTTTTCTAATCtatttacttgttttctttttttatttattataaaaaaaataaaaaaataaaaaaaaaaaacacttgtgtaCTGCGTTAGGCTAACAGACACTTGTCACAGCACTCACATATTATTGCCCTTTTGTTGGATTcgtttgcttctattgtcctcatttgtaagtctgtAACATCTTAACACTAGTCTTTAAATAGCATAAGTACATTCAATAAATCTTTGTATTTTTTCCATATGTTTATTACTGTATTGtaataagaatttatttattttcaaatattgttattattctaCTTTGGGTTTCATAAACTTTACATGTTTATAAAACTTCTCTGATTTCTTGTGTGGTGATGATCACAAGACCACTAAAGTATGGGACATTTGAGGATCTAGTTAACCTACATCTACAGCCAACTCATTCaattttattgcaattaaaacCATTCTGAGGCAGGGCTATGGTTCagaactaccacgttcaaggcccgAAAAGATAATAAGGAGTTCATGTGttaatagtccatgtgacatcagtggttcaatcgtaattttcagaggtggaaagagtacaaaaatattctactcaagtaaaagtaccattacattaatgaaattttacttaagtacaagtaaaagtaccagtctaaaaatctactcaagtaaaagtaaaaagtagctcatttaaactttactcagagtaaaaattacttagttacattttaacagtgggagggagtcaaaatgggacaggccaagggtgtcaaactcagttcctggagggccacagtcctgcacagtttagatttaaccctaattaaacacacctgatccagctaatctaatcatttaggtttatttgaaaactacatgatatgtgtgctggagcagggttagaactaaactctgcagggctacggccctccaggaactgagtttgacacccctgggataggtctattaatctcaaactagttgtttttacttaaaggaatcagttatttagaatattaaaacatttgggctgttaccaggcaaatcagtatcaacaaactcatcttttaatgcagaggaaatgcagaagattcattggaagtggcatttagatgtattacactgtttagtgcaggacaagaatgcacctgcagttacaaatgcatgaataatgttttgatatacaagacataaaatgttgaatactcatttgaaatgataagaaattaattatttaaaaaaatcaaaagatactttaaatgtgaaattaaaatggccagtatgtgtcagcaagtcactgttaataagtgagtcattgcgattgaaccgaatcatttaaactgttgattcattcaggaacaaaacactgtcacgttgct
The genomic region above belongs to Carassius carassius chromosome 18, fCarCar2.1, whole genome shotgun sequence and contains:
- the traf3ip2a gene encoding E3 ubiquitin ligase TRAF3IP2 isoform X3, yielding MESFPDEYPREGLYHWQKQPANYPQPNYPLYHPLPDARTISRQVAVVRPPQVTSRQSTASVRELISEVCVQPSQPASVGHPQTLRRNISLPDDCRNIFITYSVDTAAELMPFVNFLINQGFRPAIDIFEDRVRQMDVNKWMDSFLKNKSVLIIVVISPKYKTDVEGDGSDQHGLHTKYIHTQIQNEFILQRCLNFRLVPVLFPSANQSHVPLWLQSTRLYRWPEDAKDMLLRLLREEKYIVPPLGKDLMLTIKPL